A section of the Kribbella sp. HUAS MG21 genome encodes:
- a CDS encoding EamA family transporter, with translation MVVILVVLGAAVLHATWNAMAHGAPDRVAGLALMELAAGVIGLVAVLVMGLPPAGTWWYIIASALLHLAYLGGLLASYQLGQFSQMYPLARGTSPWVVAVVSIVVLRQHLAVVELAGVLLVSAGLIALVFIGRPGRRQIPALFAATGTGLMIASYTVVDGLAVHKMPVATYMGWVFMLQGFAFPLAVLAWRGRDAFNLPRPAILSGLGGGVVSMAAYGLVLWAQTRGTLAAIAALRETSIIFGAIIGAIFFHERFGPKRAAAAAVVVAGILLITTG, from the coding sequence GTGGTCGTGATCCTGGTGGTCCTGGGGGCGGCGGTTCTGCACGCCACGTGGAACGCGATGGCGCACGGCGCCCCGGACCGAGTGGCCGGGCTGGCGCTGATGGAACTCGCGGCAGGCGTGATCGGACTCGTCGCGGTCCTGGTGATGGGCCTGCCACCGGCGGGGACGTGGTGGTACATCATCGCGTCGGCGCTGCTGCATCTCGCGTACCTGGGCGGCCTGCTGGCGTCGTACCAGCTGGGGCAGTTCAGCCAGATGTATCCGCTGGCCCGCGGTACGTCGCCATGGGTGGTGGCCGTGGTGTCGATCGTCGTACTGCGCCAGCACCTGGCTGTGGTGGAGCTGGCCGGCGTCCTGCTCGTCTCGGCCGGGCTGATCGCACTCGTCTTCATCGGCCGACCGGGGCGCCGCCAAATCCCGGCGCTGTTCGCCGCGACCGGCACGGGGTTAATGATCGCGTCGTACACAGTCGTCGACGGCCTCGCCGTACACAAGATGCCGGTGGCAACTTATATGGGCTGGGTCTTCATGCTGCAAGGCTTCGCGTTTCCCTTGGCAGTCCTGGCCTGGCGCGGCCGCGACGCCTTCAACCTCCCCCGCCCCGCGATCCTCTCCGGCCTGGGCGGCGGCGTAGTCTCCATGGCGGCGTACGGCCTGGTCCTCTGGGCCCAAACCCGAGGCACCCTGGCCGCCATAGCCGCCCTCCGGGAAACCAGCATCATCTTCGGCGCCATAATCGGCGCAATCTTCTTCCACGAACGTTTCGGCCCCAAACGAGCCGCCGCCGCAGCGGTAGTAGTAGCCGGCATCCTCCTAATCACCACCGGCTAG